A portion of the Desulfobulbaceae bacterium genome contains these proteins:
- a CDS encoding glycosyltransferase family 39 protein, translated as MDIRGTHRTEIADHLAEKNIVRSCSDPWQWLAVLAIVVGTIWLRWHLLDVSLERDEGEYAYGGQLLLQGVPPYQLLYNMKLPGIYAVYAVILAVFGNTQTGIHLGLLCANVASIVLLFLLGRRIAGPFAGICAGALFAVLSVGQAVQGVFANAEHFVLVPVLFGALILSIGLDLKRLWLIFFSGVLLGIGVLIKQHGALFALWAGFFVVVEGIIGRYQVRQVIRSVFILTLGTLLPYGLTCLLLLKAGVFEQFWFWTIDYARAYATQVPWSAAWANMAERVSVMWWASPLPWAASGFGVLVCLVRYRGVSRPWVVLGFTLFSILSVCPGFFFRPHYFVLLLPAAALLGGVGIVAAAWIVARDNGQGRTVVVGVILLSLLLGGTLYRQRHFLFQLSPAQASIATYWPNPFNESLEIASFIQKNSKPSDTIAIIGSEPQIFFYANRRSATGYIYMYPLMEGHEFALEMQRRLIAEIEAAKPEYLLFVRIDTSWLQRPDSHFLIYEWFTGYKEGYQRVGVVEIFEKTTRYSWQTESVWPPQTPYWIEVLRKKNAETGEEK; from the coding sequence ATGGATATACGAGGTACCCATAGAACAGAGATTGCGGATCACCTGGCTGAGAAAAACATAGTCCGTTCCTGTTCTGATCCCTGGCAGTGGCTGGCGGTGTTGGCTATTGTTGTTGGCACAATCTGGTTACGCTGGCATCTTCTCGATGTCTCGCTGGAACGGGATGAGGGCGAGTATGCCTATGGTGGGCAGCTGTTGCTTCAGGGAGTTCCTCCTTATCAGCTTCTCTATAATATGAAGCTGCCGGGTATCTATGCGGTGTATGCGGTGATCCTTGCCGTCTTTGGCAATACTCAGACTGGCATTCATCTTGGCCTCTTGTGTGCGAATGTAGCGAGTATTGTGCTGCTTTTCTTACTGGGGCGCCGTATCGCAGGCCCATTTGCTGGGATCTGTGCCGGGGCGTTATTTGCCGTGTTGTCGGTGGGACAGGCAGTGCAGGGGGTCTTTGCCAATGCGGAGCATTTTGTCCTGGTGCCGGTCCTTTTTGGCGCTTTGATTCTGAGTATTGGTCTTGATTTAAAGCGCTTATGGCTCATTTTTTTCAGTGGGGTCCTTCTGGGGATTGGGGTACTTATCAAGCAGCATGGAGCGCTCTTTGCCCTTTGGGCTGGTTTTTTTGTTGTTGTTGAAGGGATCATTGGCCGTTACCAGGTTCGGCAGGTTATCAGATCTGTCTTCATCCTTACTCTCGGGACCCTTCTGCCTTATGGCCTCACCTGCCTTCTCTTGTTGAAGGCAGGTGTCTTTGAACAATTCTGGTTTTGGACCATCGATTATGCCAGGGCCTATGCTACCCAGGTTCCCTGGTCTGCAGCATGGGCTAACATGGCAGAGAGAGTCTCTGTTATGTGGTGGGCCTCACCGCTCCCGTGGGCGGCCTCAGGTTTTGGTGTTCTCGTTTGTCTTGTTCGATATCGTGGGGTGAGCCGCCCCTGGGTTGTCTTAGGCTTTACACTATTTTCAATTCTCTCAGTTTGCCCAGGATTTTTTTTTCGGCCGCACTATTTTGTTTTATTGCTTCCTGCCGCAGCCTTGCTCGGTGGAGTCGGCATTGTTGCCGCTGCTTGGATTGTTGCCAGAGATAATGGGCAGGGACGAACTGTGGTAGTGGGAGTTATCCTCCTCTCCCTTCTGTTGGGAGGGACACTGTACCGTCAGCGTCACTTTTTATTTCAGTTGTCACCAGCTCAAGCGAGTATTGCTACGTATTGGCCGAACCCGTTTAATGAATCTCTGGAGATAGCCAGTTTTATTCAGAAGAACAGTAAACCGTCTGATACCATCGCGATTATCGGATCAGAACCGCAAATCTTTTTTTACGCCAATCGCCGCTCAGCAACGGGATATATTTATATGTATCCGTTGATGGAGGGCCATGAGTTTGCTCTAGAGATGCAACGGCGACTTATTGCCGAGATTGAAGCGGCCAAGCCGGAGTATCTTCTTTTTGTCCGAATTGATACCTCGTGGTTGCAGCGACCCGACTCTCATTTCTTGATTTATGAGTGGTTTACAGGGTATAAAGAGGGCTATCAGCGGGTTGGTGTTGTGGAAATTTTCGAGAAAACAACCCGTTATTCATGGCAGACAGAAAGCGTCTGGCCGCCTCAAACTCCTTATTGGATTGAGGTGTTGCGGAAGAAAAACGCGGAAACCGGAGAGGAGAAGTAG
- a CDS encoding glycosyltransferase family 2 protein gives MYQGKKIVVVMPAYNASETLRKTYDEVMAQGVVDLVIVVDDASHDQTAALARTLPHTIVHVHEQNMGYGGNQKSCYRIALEEGAGIVIMVHPDYQYTPMLIPAMASMIGNGLYHCVLGSRILGGHALKGGMPLWKYIANRILTLVENILLDAKLSEYHTGYRAFSRELLESIDLTVNSDDFVFDNQMLAQVLWHGYTIAEVSCPTKYFAEASSINLSRSITYGIGCLKTAISYRLATLGLVHSALFPGVREL, from the coding sequence GTGTATCAGGGAAAAAAGATTGTGGTGGTGATGCCCGCGTATAACGCGTCAGAAACCTTGAGAAAGACCTATGACGAGGTCATGGCTCAGGGGGTAGTCGATCTGGTAATCGTGGTCGATGACGCGAGTCATGATCAGACCGCTGCCCTGGCTCGGACTCTTCCTCACACCATAGTCCATGTCCACGAACAGAATATGGGCTATGGTGGCAATCAAAAGTCATGTTACCGAATTGCTTTGGAAGAGGGAGCTGGCATCGTCATTATGGTTCATCCAGATTATCAATATACGCCGATGCTGATTCCGGCTATGGCGTCAATGATCGGTAATGGCTTGTATCATTGCGTTCTGGGGTCCAGGATTCTTGGTGGCCATGCCCTTAAAGGTGGGATGCCGTTGTGGAAATACATTGCCAACCGGATTTTAACCTTGGTTGAAAACATTTTGTTGGATGCCAAGTTGTCTGAGTATCATACCGGCTATCGGGCTTTTTCCAGGGAGTTACTTGAATCGATTGATCTGACGGTGAATTCTGATGATTTTGTTTTTGATAACCAGATGTTGGCTCAGGTGCTCTGGCATGGTTACACCATTGCCGAGGTGAGTTGCCCGACCAAGTATTTTGCCGAAGCCTCGTCAATTAATTTGTCCAGGAGTATAACTTACGGTATTGGTTGTCTGAAGACCGCCATCAGCTATCGCCTAGCTACTCTAGGCTTGGTGCACTCAGCGTTGTTCCCTGGGGTAAGAGAGCTTTGA
- a CDS encoding MORN motif-containing protein, whose amino-acid sequence MVVMSINIMLRVSAGLVAAAILVTIFWVSSSVASAVSSGSRCERGDCQDGQGMMLYDNGDKYVGQFMNGLPEGKGALIAHDGSVLEGIFLKGLTMGAGTLIEGDGDKYVGQFYRGVANGQGDKFLTNGSYFKGLWRNGEFFRGNGVMIDASGRHYEGQYKNKLFWGQGKLTESDGSTYEGAFKEGISEGQGKKTFVDGTMYNGLFKKGIYHGLGVLVLDDGTRFEGEFRDGEFFGQGTMTWRDGRKYKGQFEKGQFKGQGVFTSVDGTEYRGMFRDGKYNGRGVLISKDGERLEGDFVDNVFLENDDHKSSMPEAVITLTPDEEEQPLGDKGVELLDSLPSSSEPLGQPKSESKGAK is encoded by the coding sequence ATGGTGGTAATGTCTATCAATATTATGCTGCGTGTTAGCGCTGGTCTGGTTGCCGCGGCGATTCTGGTCACCATTTTTTGGGTTAGTAGTTCTGTTGCTTCAGCCGTGTCGTCTGGTAGTCGCTGTGAGCGAGGAGACTGTCAAGACGGTCAGGGTATGATGCTCTACGATAACGGAGACAAGTATGTTGGGCAGTTTATGAACGGTTTGCCAGAAGGCAAGGGCGCCTTAATCGCTCATGATGGCAGTGTCTTGGAAGGAATCTTTCTGAAGGGATTGACTATGGGAGCAGGCACCCTGATAGAAGGGGACGGTGATAAATATGTGGGACAATTCTATCGTGGAGTGGCTAACGGGCAAGGCGATAAGTTTTTGACTAATGGTTCTTATTTTAAGGGGTTGTGGCGTAACGGGGAGTTTTTCCGGGGAAATGGGGTGATGATTGACGCGAGTGGCCGCCATTACGAAGGACAATATAAAAATAAGCTGTTCTGGGGGCAGGGAAAATTAACAGAGTCTGATGGCAGCACCTACGAGGGTGCATTTAAGGAAGGTATCTCTGAAGGTCAGGGTAAAAAAACATTTGTCGACGGCACGATGTATAACGGATTGTTCAAGAAGGGGATATATCATGGACTTGGGGTTCTGGTTCTGGATGATGGCACCCGGTTCGAAGGTGAGTTCCGTGATGGCGAGTTCTTCGGCCAGGGTACGATGACCTGGCGGGATGGTCGTAAGTATAAGGGGCAGTTTGAGAAGGGACAATTTAAGGGACAGGGGGTGTTTACCTCTGTTGATGGCACTGAATATAGGGGTATGTTTCGGGATGGAAAATACAATGGCCGTGGGGTGTTGATCAGCAAGGACGGAGAACGGCTTGAAGGTGATTTCGTCGATAACGTATTTCTTGAAAATGATGATCATAAGAGTTCAATGCCTGAGGCCGTGATCACTTTGACTCCGGATGAAGAGGAGCAGCCTCTTGGGGATAAGGGTGTCGAGCTGCTGGATAGCTTGCCATCGTCATCTGAGCCTCTTGGACAACCGAAATCTGAGAGTAAAGGGGCAAAGTAA
- a CDS encoding DUF1566 domain-containing protein, with translation MKVVLLLILGSAALAWIPSSFGGAASSLAADGAPSPIVILPRTGQVLTYDQSGKVIDFKGSGQDGEFQRGAVWPDPRFVVNADGTISDGLTGLMWLKAGNCFRDLPWPTALQALSDFNRGEIICPGMKVKYNDWFVPDLAQLASLVDAQAPVIGDSLRLIGFSEVQNGAYWSATPHRNQQNAWSVSFANGSISAVSKLERHFVLVARLPGSEKDKDSKGGGQPSLVSPVSVLADSSPQRFLDNGDGTVTDLQTGLSWLQDAACLPMLDWQGALSVANQVTGNGGVADCPSLRGVKTDWSLPNVVELRSLIDYRTDYPALSPEHPFHRVMPTGYWTATTVVGAPEYAFVGDMETGAILPVNKAEKRRVLLVRQGVLGPERPRKEAALNRGVMGVDSRYVLEIDPEVVMEIKWPPGGRFVNNGDGTSLDVITGINWLTDANCFGKKSWKEAGAAVDRLNAQATATRSLGKQTQASRRYAIKCEGYEGSAEDWVMPTFQELLDLINAEEKDSAAWLSRQGLHNVQSSGIYWSGTETPLNLYFADAVTLKTGKAGNYPKSLKFFVWPHRKLPAAGEQALEPLLNLTANTIGNYITLSPKDPISLAVYLHTFGLREAADFWFWYDTPDEKRLWLTSIRTWTDRAKPVYQGPLFNLINYEIFRSAANGLPPGVYDFHFAVDTIPNGLMDEVRSEVTVSVVIPGGGE, from the coding sequence ATGAAGGTGGTGTTGTTATTGATTCTTGGGTCTGCCGCCTTGGCTTGGATTCCCTCTTCTTTTGGGGGCGCAGCATCATCATTAGCAGCAGATGGTGCGCCGTCTCCTATCGTCATTTTGCCCCGTACGGGGCAAGTTTTGACTTATGATCAATCAGGTAAGGTCATCGACTTTAAGGGATCAGGCCAGGATGGTGAGTTTCAGCGTGGCGCGGTCTGGCCTGACCCCCGTTTTGTTGTTAATGCCGATGGCACAATCTCTGATGGCTTGACAGGACTAATGTGGCTTAAGGCTGGGAATTGCTTTAGGGATCTGCCATGGCCTACGGCCCTGCAAGCTCTGTCTGATTTTAATCGGGGAGAGATTATCTGCCCCGGAATGAAGGTTAAATACAACGACTGGTTTGTGCCTGATCTTGCGCAGCTTGCCTCTTTGGTTGATGCCCAGGCCCCGGTGATTGGTGATTCGCTCCGATTGATTGGGTTTAGTGAGGTCCAAAATGGCGCTTACTGGTCTGCAACGCCTCATCGGAATCAGCAGAACGCATGGAGTGTGAGTTTTGCGAACGGTTCAATCTCGGCTGTGAGTAAATTAGAACGGCACTTTGTGCTTGTTGCGCGGTTGCCGGGAAGTGAGAAAGATAAGGACAGCAAAGGGGGAGGGCAACCATCTCTGGTTAGCCCGGTAAGTGTATTAGCGGACTCATCACCCCAACGGTTTTTGGATAACGGAGATGGCACGGTTACTGATCTGCAGACCGGCTTGAGTTGGCTTCAGGATGCTGCCTGTCTCCCGATGCTTGATTGGCAAGGGGCATTATCTGTTGCCAATCAGGTTACAGGTAACGGTGGCGTTGCGGATTGCCCATCATTACGGGGAGTAAAGACGGATTGGTCTTTGCCGAATGTGGTCGAGCTTAGAAGTTTGATTGATTATAGGACAGACTACCCAGCTTTAAGTCCAGAGCATCCTTTCCATCGAGTAATGCCAACTGGATACTGGACTGCGACTACAGTGGTGGGCGCTCCAGAGTATGCCTTTGTTGGTGATATGGAAACTGGGGCGATCTTGCCTGTAAATAAGGCGGAAAAACGGCGCGTTTTACTTGTAAGGCAGGGTGTTCTAGGTCCAGAACGGCCTCGGAAGGAGGCTGCTCTCAATCGTGGGGTTATGGGAGTCGATTCTCGTTATGTGTTGGAAATTGATCCAGAGGTGGTCATGGAGATTAAATGGCCTCCGGGGGGCAGATTCGTCAATAATGGTGATGGTACCAGTCTTGATGTTATTACTGGCATCAATTGGCTTACCGATGCAAATTGTTTTGGCAAGAAGAGTTGGAAAGAGGCTGGGGCTGCGGTTGATAGACTTAATGCCCAAGCCACGGCCACGAGATCTTTGGGGAAACAGACTCAGGCGAGCCGTCGGTACGCGATCAAGTGTGAAGGTTATGAGGGGAGTGCTGAAGACTGGGTGATGCCGACGTTTCAAGAGTTGCTGGATCTGATTAATGCCGAAGAAAAAGATAGTGCCGCGTGGCTTAGTCGCCAAGGTCTTCATAATGTTCAGAGCAGTGGTATTTATTGGAGCGGAACCGAAACACCGTTGAATTTATATTTTGCTGACGCAGTTACACTAAAGACGGGGAAGGCCGGGAATTATCCGAAGTCTCTCAAATTTTTTGTCTGGCCTCACCGGAAGCTTCCTGCTGCGGGGGAACAAGCTCTTGAGCCACTTTTGAATCTGACGGCTAATACAATCGGTAATTATATTACTCTATCTCCGAAGGACCCTATTTCATTGGCGGTGTATCTGCATACCTTTGGTTTGCGGGAGGCGGCTGATTTTTGGTTCTGGTACGATACCCCGGATGAGAAACGTTTGTGGCTGACGTCGATTAGAACCTGGACAGATAGGGCTAAGCCTGTTTACCAAGGACCCTTGTTCAATCTGATTAATTATGAGATCTTTCGGAGCGCGGCCAACGGTCTCCCTCCCGGGGTGTATGATTTTCACTTTGCGGTGGACACTATTCCT